Part of the Thermofilum sp. genome, GCGTCTCTGTCGAATGGAACCTTGGCTGGTGCAGTAAGAATGCATAACAGGGTTGTCCCTTTCAAGGGATGTGCTCTACTAGAGAATATTCTGGAAGGAAAATCCTAGGGACCAACTCGTCTCGTGCCCTGCCGGATGGCGGTTCACGGCGCGCCAAAGCAATAGCGGTTATGCAGGAAGATGCTATGCAGGTTATAGCAAACTAGTGGTTGCTGTAGTAGTCATCGTGGTGTTTGCTCTGCTGTTTATTGGGAGGGGAGCGAAGCCTCTGCCGCTTCCCTCCCTGCCAGTATGGATGCTGTTATTCCTACAGACTCCTCTTCCTTTTCTAACGATGCATGTATTCGTTAAATCTGAATAACTGTTACGGCATATAATCTGTAGGAGGATTAGACCCTGCTTTCAGGCAGCTGTTGAGGCTTTAATGTTCATACTTTAACTCCTTATCAGTCCACCCTGAGTTCACAGAGTTCTTAGTAAGGGTCAGTATCGATTTGGTCAATTAATCCTGATGCTGCAGTGTTCGCGAGGAAGCTTGTTGCATCCATAGGGCAGCGAATAATGCTTGAGAAGGCTCTGGGCCAGGTTAGGGTTGACCCTGACTGGGATCTGCCTGCTCCTGACGAGGTGTAAGTTTTCTCAAAAGTTTTAGATCTAATCGTAAAAGTATGGTTTCAATTCTTCCTCAGGGATGAATCTTAAGGCTTGCCTGTAGATGGCTTTCAAAGTTCCCTTATCCAACTCCTCATGGAGAGGAATAGTTAAAGATTGTTTTGTTCCATCCGGTAGGATCCTCCTAAGTTTCACATGACTACCTTTTTGAGAAATTATCGTAAACCCGAATCTCGACAATATTTTGACTACTTCTCTCCCACTCAATACTTTAAGTCTCGGCATAGGAGGGTACTTCTATGCTGACTAGAATGGAGTAGCCTGGAAGAATATCCCATTCGCTCAAGTCCTCCCCCTCAAGATGAAGGCTTATCGCTTCCCTTATGTTCTTCACAGCTTCATCCAGAGTTTTACCCTGGCTGACAACTGGCAGGTCAACGCACTCAGCAACATAGTACTTTTCTCCTTTGTAAATCCTTACCTGTATTATTTTTTTCATACGTTTTGCTTTAATATTCTCCTCCTCACTTTTAAGCTTTACCCTAGGAAATAGCTGCTAAGACTTTAGCAGGCTACCTGACGAAAGAGATGGTCGAGGGCGTCGTCAAGCCAACCGCGGTGGGTCCACGAAGCAGCAGTTGTGAGCAGCGCCGTGCGCCCTCTGGACATCCCACCCCCAAAGCCGCGAGCCGTGAAGCTCAGCAAGCGCAGGATAGCGGACTTCATCTACTTCAGCGAGAAGCACGCGGCGAGAAACCTGACACCGGATCAAATGAGCCGCGCGATAGAGCTCGCCAGGGAACTGGGGATCGAATCGGCGTAGCTGTGATCCGCGCCCCGCGGAGCCCCCGGCAGCATGACCTCGGAGA contains:
- a CDS encoding type II toxin-antitoxin system HicA family toxin is translated as MPRLKVLSGREVVKILSRFGFTIISQKGSHVKLRRILPDGTKQSLTIPLHEELDKGTLKAIYRQALRFIPEEELKPYFYD
- a CDS encoding type II toxin-antitoxin system HicB family antitoxin — translated: MKKIIQVRIYKGEKYYVAECVDLPVVSQGKTLDEAVKNIREAISLHLEGEDLSEWDILPGYSILVSIEVPSYAET